A genome region from Methanomicrobiales archaeon includes the following:
- the smc gene encoding chromosome segregation protein SMC has product MHITQLEIDNFKSFGKKTKIPFFEGFTVISGPNGSGKSNIIDSVLFCLGLASSRGLRAEKLTDLINLNSGRNTAEVAIQFSDGSSVRRRIRRTASGYYSYHYLNDRLCKQSDVTEFLARIGIKPEGYNVVMQGDITRIMEMSDLERRKILDEIAGVAEFDAKRDQAISELEVVRERIEREELLLRELTDRLADLERERERAIEYRSLQDQLRHYESCRGAARLREKTQELGTIGALLAEQSKALGEAERWRDTKESELADQRGRLQQIDEQIQEKSGQEYLALLERLEGAKSAIKLGEQTTARLAEEKVRNQEALDRTYLDSKRAEARVKECTEAIRNLGIDRANLAMELATLRAQAEKCAEEMDRSTKEQEDARDQLFRWMEEIEQQKSRRADLLHEQDALIERSRLRTSESERLTARLRQIASEIEEKERQIQEAVRVLAECAAQKERIERDISASERALFGQRASQERLRKEIKAREQDLMRLEAQAQARGEGENRAIEAVLGMEGVHGTIAQLGRAPPEYALALDVAAGGRLSNVVVDDDEVAASAIRFLKESKLGRVTFLPLSKLKAVPLPPLQERGAIDYAVNLLEYDKRYDPAFRLVFGATVVMDTLDHARARIGKYRMVTLEGELLERSGSMSGGYYKQRRGFGVAVDEEMNRLRAALAASSQELLECEQAISRLTAEVEDGRTKRTAVDEQIARHRILEEEYRRIAAALRREEEELGTAIRTLDSERSGGPGRLAEIEGVLEGIGAAIARLTADIDALKAKLDDTHLPELVERLEKLKKSIEEMERRLRNKDSDIADMQRERQYFAKRMEELNADRERLQERNRAIEGEIAAIAAEIASHRSGIRDLEERQRSFSRELDDLRRIRDETLHAIHACEQEIAEQNAAMERTRIQIAALRERERTAEAEAEMLRMQCGEVATDLSLAEITEAIRKTEQAIQAIGAVNMLAVEEYDRISARIDERSEKKEVLSRERTMLMERIEKFERLKFDAFMTAYRAIDANFREIFARLTSGSGHLVLENEEDPFAGGLTFAVQPRDKKVHLLSALSGGEKSLTTLAFIFSIQKYMPAPFYALDEVDMFLDGSNVERIASMLKELSAHAQSVVVSLRKPMIEHAERIVGVTLNPDKSTLVTGIRHG; this is encoded by the coding sequence CGACAGCGTGCTCTTCTGCCTGGGCCTGGCGAGCTCCCGCGGTCTCCGGGCGGAGAAACTGACGGACCTGATCAACCTGAACAGCGGGAGGAACACAGCGGAGGTTGCGATCCAGTTCTCGGACGGCAGCTCGGTTCGCCGCAGGATCAGGCGGACGGCGAGCGGCTACTACAGCTACCATTACCTGAACGACCGGCTCTGCAAGCAGTCGGACGTCACGGAGTTCCTCGCCCGGATCGGGATCAAGCCGGAAGGCTACAACGTGGTGATGCAGGGGGATATCACCCGCATCATGGAGATGAGCGATCTCGAGAGGCGGAAGATTCTGGATGAGATCGCCGGTGTGGCAGAGTTCGACGCAAAACGGGATCAGGCGATATCGGAGCTCGAGGTGGTGAGAGAGCGGATCGAGCGCGAGGAACTGCTGCTGCGGGAACTGACGGACAGGCTGGCAGATCTCGAACGGGAGCGGGAGAGGGCGATCGAGTACCGCTCCCTGCAGGACCAGCTGCGTCATTACGAGAGCTGCCGGGGTGCCGCCCGGCTCCGCGAGAAGACGCAGGAGCTCGGCACCATCGGAGCTCTGCTCGCCGAGCAGTCGAAGGCGCTCGGCGAGGCGGAGCGCTGGCGGGATACAAAGGAGAGCGAGCTCGCAGATCAGCGTGGGCGGTTGCAGCAGATCGACGAACAGATTCAGGAGAAGAGCGGACAGGAGTACCTGGCCCTGCTGGAACGGCTGGAGGGTGCGAAGAGCGCCATCAAGCTGGGCGAGCAGACCACCGCGCGTCTCGCGGAGGAGAAGGTGCGGAACCAGGAAGCCCTGGACCGAACCTACCTGGACAGCAAACGGGCGGAGGCGCGGGTGAAGGAGTGCACCGAAGCGATCCGCAACCTGGGCATCGACCGCGCGAATCTGGCGATGGAGCTTGCCACCCTGCGGGCTCAGGCGGAGAAGTGCGCGGAGGAGATGGACCGGAGCACGAAAGAGCAGGAGGACGCCCGGGATCAGCTCTTCCGCTGGATGGAGGAGATAGAGCAGCAGAAGTCGAGGAGGGCGGACCTCCTCCACGAGCAGGATGCACTGATCGAGCGGAGCCGACTGAGAACTTCCGAATCGGAGCGTCTGACCGCCCGGCTCCGCCAGATCGCCTCCGAGATCGAGGAGAAAGAGCGCCAGATCCAGGAGGCCGTACGGGTTCTCGCAGAGTGCGCGGCGCAGAAGGAGAGGATCGAGCGGGACATCTCCGCTTCGGAGCGCGCCCTGTTCGGCCAGAGGGCCAGCCAGGAGAGGCTACGAAAGGAGATCAAGGCCCGTGAGCAGGATCTGATGCGGCTGGAGGCCCAGGCGCAAGCCCGCGGCGAGGGGGAGAATCGAGCCATCGAGGCGGTCCTGGGGATGGAGGGCGTGCACGGAACCATCGCCCAGCTGGGTCGCGCTCCTCCGGAGTATGCCCTGGCGCTCGACGTCGCGGCCGGTGGGCGTCTCTCCAACGTGGTCGTCGATGATGACGAGGTTGCCGCATCGGCGATCCGCTTCCTGAAGGAGAGCAAGCTCGGGCGCGTCACGTTCCTGCCCCTGTCGAAGCTGAAGGCGGTCCCGCTCCCTCCTCTGCAGGAGAGGGGCGCGATCGACTATGCGGTGAACCTCCTGGAGTATGATAAAAGATACGATCCGGCGTTCCGGCTGGTGTTCGGCGCCACGGTGGTGATGGACACCCTGGACCATGCCCGCGCGCGGATCGGGAAGTACCGGATGGTTACCCTGGAAGGGGAGCTCCTGGAGAGGAGCGGTTCCATGAGCGGCGGCTACTATAAACAGCGCCGGGGGTTCGGGGTCGCCGTGGACGAGGAGATGAACCGCCTGAGGGCGGCGCTCGCCGCATCCAGCCAGGAGCTCCTGGAGTGCGAGCAGGCGATCTCCCGCCTGACTGCGGAGGTGGAGGATGGCAGGACGAAACGGACCGCCGTTGATGAGCAGATTGCGCGCCACCGCATTCTCGAGGAGGAGTACCGGCGGATCGCCGCGGCCCTGAGACGGGAGGAGGAGGAGCTCGGCACGGCGATCCGGACGCTGGACAGCGAGCGCAGCGGGGGTCCCGGGAGGCTCGCGGAGATCGAGGGGGTTCTCGAAGGGATCGGCGCAGCGATCGCCCGGCTCACCGCAGATATCGACGCCCTGAAGGCGAAGCTGGACGATACCCATCTCCCCGAGCTCGTGGAGAGGCTGGAGAAGCTTAAGAAGAGCATCGAGGAGATGGAGAGGCGCCTGCGCAACAAGGATTCCGATATCGCCGACATGCAGCGGGAGCGGCAGTACTTCGCGAAGAGGATGGAGGAGCTCAACGCGGACCGTGAGCGGCTGCAGGAGAGAAACCGCGCGATCGAGGGGGAGATCGCTGCCATAGCGGCTGAGATCGCTTCGCACAGGAGCGGGATCCGGGATCTCGAGGAACGGCAGAGATCGTTCTCCCGCGAGCTGGACGATCTCCGACGGATCAGGGATGAGACCCTGCATGCCATCCATGCATGCGAACAGGAGATTGCAGAGCAGAATGCCGCCATGGAGCGAACCCGCATCCAGATCGCCGCCCTGCGGGAGAGGGAGCGCACGGCGGAGGCCGAGGCGGAGATGCTCAGGATGCAGTGCGGGGAGGTTGCCACCGACCTCTCCCTCGCCGAGATCACCGAAGCCATCCGGAAGACGGAGCAGGCGATCCAGGCCATCGGCGCGGTCAACATGCTCGCTGTGGAGGAGTACGACAGAATCAGTGCCCGAATCGACGAGCGTTCGGAGAAGAAGGAGGTGCTGTCCCGCGAGAGGACCATGCTCATGGAGCGCATCGAGAAGTTCGAGCGGCTGAAGTTCGATGCCTTCATGACGGCATATCGCGCGATCGACGCGAACTTCCGCGAGATATTCGCGCGGCTCACGAGCGGCAGCGGCCATCTGGTCCTGGAGAACGAGGAGGATCCCTTCGCCGGGGGGCTCACCTTTGCCGTCCAGCCGAGGGACAAGAAGGTCCATCTGCTGTCGGCCCTCTCCGGCGGAGAGAAGTCGCTGACAACCCTCGCATTCATCTTCTCCATCCAGAAGTACATGCCGGCCCCCTTCTACGCGCTCGACGAGGTGGACATGTTCCTTGACGGCTCCAACGTGGAACGCATCGCGAGCATGCTCAAGGAGCTCTCGGCGCATGCCCAGTCTGTCGTCGTCTCTCTCCGCAAGCCCATGATCGAGCACGCGGAGAGGATCGTGGGTGTGACCCTCAATCCGGACAAGAGCACGCTCGTGACAGGAATCAGGCATGGATGA
- a CDS encoding segregation/condensation protein A, protein MDEEPIEILVGMAERGEIDPWNIDIVEVTDRFLTELERRRQLDLRISGRTLFFAATLLRLKSEYLDVPEEPDTPIEAEEVCGGEVEEFSYEPGGYHTPIERLEQEIRRRLSRKSYRKRPVTLYELIKLLKTAEKEERRRHRARAIPRESLVTTEDVVATAHSEDYRESSARVMQTCETLFRREGDLTLSGLSENLGWSITDVYIPLLFLNLEGKLALCQDAFYSDLTIRRVDADR, encoded by the coding sequence ATGGATGAGGAGCCGATTGAGATCCTGGTCGGGATGGCCGAGCGCGGCGAGATCGATCCCTGGAATATCGATATCGTCGAGGTGACGGATCGGTTTCTCACCGAACTCGAGCGGCGCCGCCAGTTGGATCTTCGGATCTCCGGAAGGACGCTGTTCTTTGCTGCCACGCTGCTCCGCCTCAAGTCGGAGTACCTGGATGTCCCGGAGGAGCCGGATACTCCCATCGAGGCCGAGGAGGTGTGCGGCGGGGAGGTGGAGGAGTTCTCGTACGAGCCCGGCGGTTACCATACTCCGATCGAAAGGCTCGAGCAGGAGATCAGGCGGAGACTCTCGCGGAAGAGCTACCGCAAGCGACCGGTCACGCTGTACGAACTGATCAAGCTGCTGAAGACCGCCGAGAAGGAGGAGCGGAGGAGACACCGTGCCCGGGCGATCCCGAGAGAGAGCTTGGTTACGACGGAGGATGTCGTTGCGACCGCTCACAGCGAAGACTACCGCGAGTCTTCCGCGCGCGTGATGCAGACCTGCGAGACACTCTTTCGCCGCGAGGGGGATCTCACTCTTTCGGGGCTCTCGGAGAACCTCGGATGGAGCATCACCGACGTATACATCCCTCTTCTTTTCCTTAACCTGGAGGGAAAACTCGCGCTCTGCCAGGATGCCTTCTACTCGGATCTGACCATCCGAAGGGTTGACGCGGACCGATAG